In a genomic window of Scyliorhinus torazame isolate Kashiwa2021f chromosome 5, sScyTor2.1, whole genome shotgun sequence:
- the LOC140419551 gene encoding ER membrane protein complex subunit 4-like: MAAGAALANRARWQKWTLELNPSGSRRSRDQQYGQGDFMSPVAYSDKQLPDIRVQETDRILVEKLCWDIAFGPLKQLPMNLFIMYTAGNNISIFPIMMVCMMAWRPIHALMSMSPIFKVLGNSTQHWLQRLLYFIGNLLGLALAVYKCQAMGLLPTHSSDWLAFLQPPQRVEYTGGGLVL; this comes from the exons ATGGCTGCGGGGGCGGCGCTCGCCAACCGCGCGCGCTGGCAGAAGTGGACCCTCGAGCTCAACCCGAGCGGCAGCCGCAG GAGCCGTGATCAACAGTATGGCCAGGGCGACTTCATGAGCCCAGTCGCATATTCAGACAAACAGCTTCCAGACATCCGCGTCCAAGAAACAGACCGGATCCTGGTTGAGAAA CTCTGCTGGGACATCGCCTTTGGCCCATTGAAGCAGCTGCCCATGAATCTGTTCATTATGTACACAGCCGGCAACAACATCTCCATCTTCCCTATCATGATGGTTTGCATGATGGCCTGGAGACCTATACACGCACTGATGTCCATGTCGCCAA TCTTTAAGGTCCTGGGGAATTCGACTCAGCACTGGCTGCAGCGTCTGCTCTACTTCATCGGCAACCTGCTGGGGTTGGCCCTAGCCGTCTACAAGTGCCAGGCGATGGGGCTGCTGCCCACACACTCCTCCGACTGGCTGGCATTCCTCCAGCCGCCCCAG AGAGTGGAGTACACGGGCGGGGGGCTGGTCCTGTGA